In one Hymenobacter sp. DG25B genomic region, the following are encoded:
- a CDS encoding DUF58 domain-containing protein, whose protein sequence is MAQSIDLAAIRSFENLEFLARQLVEGFITGLHQSPYHGFSVEFSEHRLYNPGESTRHLDWKVFARTDKLFVKRYEEETNLRCHLLLDVSPSMYYPSPGHDKLRFSVLCAAALATLLQKQRDAVGLVTFADQVELQTPVRSTSTHRHTLLLTLQQLLERPVQRRPTDVAGVIHTIAQQIPKRSLVIIFSDMLGRAPEEQTQALAALQHLRHQQHEVLLFHVMDRATESDFAFQDRPYLFEDVETGETIKLQPAQVREQYQAAMRRYEQELALRCGQFKIDFVPVDIREPFDKVLYAYMMKRGKVR, encoded by the coding sequence ATGGCCCAATCCATTGACCTAGCTGCTATCCGCTCTTTTGAGAACCTGGAATTTCTGGCCCGGCAGCTGGTAGAAGGCTTTATTACGGGCCTGCACCAGTCGCCCTACCACGGCTTTTCCGTGGAATTCTCGGAGCACCGGCTCTACAACCCCGGCGAAAGCACCCGTCACCTGGACTGGAAAGTATTTGCCCGCACCGATAAGCTCTTTGTGAAGCGCTACGAAGAGGAAACCAACCTGCGCTGCCACCTGCTGCTGGATGTAAGCCCCAGCATGTACTACCCCAGTCCCGGCCACGACAAGCTGCGCTTTTCCGTGCTGTGCGCGGCGGCCCTGGCCACGCTCCTGCAAAAGCAGCGCGACGCCGTGGGCCTCGTCACCTTCGCCGACCAGGTGGAGCTGCAAACGCCCGTGCGCTCTACCAGCACCCACCGGCACACCCTGCTGCTCACCCTGCAGCAACTCCTGGAGCGCCCCGTGCAGCGCCGCCCCACCGATGTGGCTGGCGTGATTCACACCATCGCGCAGCAAATCCCGAAACGCTCCCTGGTTATCATTTTCAGCGATATGCTGGGCCGCGCCCCCGAGGAGCAAACACAGGCTCTAGCCGCCCTGCAGCACCTGCGCCACCAGCAGCATGAGGTGCTGCTATTCCACGTGATGGACCGCGCCACGGAGTCGGACTTTGCCTTCCAGGACCGGCCTTACCTGTTTGAGGACGTGGAAACCGGCGAAACCATTAAGCTGCAGCCGGCGCAAGTGCGGGAGCAATACCAGGCCGCCATGCGGCGCTATGAGCAGGAGTTGGCCCTGCGCTGCGGACAGTTTAAGATTGATTTTGTGCCGGTGGATATCCGGGAGCCGTTTGATAAAGTGCTGTACGCCTACATGATGAAGCGGGGTAAGGTGAGATAG
- a CDS encoding DUF3276 family protein, protein MEDRHDQEEIYSQRIKAGKRTYFFDVKATRGQDYYLTITESKRKLRDDDTFSYEKHKIFLYKEDFIKFVDALQDAVDYVREELLTEEEVAELDRPRQYEGDSFNRSEDNF, encoded by the coding sequence GTGGAAGACCGTCACGATCAGGAAGAAATCTACTCTCAACGTATTAAAGCCGGCAAGCGCACGTACTTCTTCGACGTGAAAGCCACCCGCGGACAGGACTATTATCTCACCATTACGGAGAGCAAACGCAAGCTGCGCGACGACGATACTTTCTCGTATGAGAAACACAAAATCTTCCTATATAAAGAAGATTTTATCAAGTTTGTCGATGCCCTGCAGGACGCCGTGGATTATGTGCGGGAAGAGCTGCTGACCGAGGAAGAAGTAGCCGAGTTGGACCGCCCCCGGCAGTACGAAGGCGACTCATTTAACCGCAGCGAAGACAACTTTTAA
- a CDS encoding M48 family metalloprotease — translation MKIRPFLLSSSVAAALFLNACATNPVTGKKEVMLVSEGQELAMGQQSDPAVVAQFGLYPDDKLQKFINEKGKQMGAISHRPELTYNFRIVDSPIINAFAIPGGYVYFTRGIMAHFNNEAQFAGVLGHEIGHVTARHSAKQQTSAIIGQVGLMGAMIASPKLAQFGEQAMQGMQLLFLKFGRDDERQSDELGVQYSSKIGYDASEMADFFQTLAREQAQSGAEAIPDFLSTHPNPEDRYNTVKQLAADWKQKNGNPKLAINRDQYLRMIDGIVYGEDPKQGFVENNVFYHPELKFRFPVPQGWKYQNTPQQFQMADPAGKALQMLMLAPGNSLEEAAQNLAKQLSLQPTDSKKTTINGFPALAFVADQVQQDQQTGQQVAGVRTLTYLIQDGKTIFALIGVSAPADFPSYAPQFTSVAEAFQRLTDPDKLNRKPERVRIKTLKLRSNLAAALRSYNVPEKRLEEMAILNGMQLNEQVNAGSLIKVVEK, via the coding sequence ATGAAAATACGTCCTTTCCTGTTAAGCAGCTCGGTTGCGGCCGCGCTGTTCCTAAATGCCTGCGCTACCAACCCCGTCACCGGCAAAAAAGAAGTGATGCTGGTGTCGGAAGGGCAGGAGCTGGCCATGGGTCAGCAGTCGGACCCCGCCGTGGTGGCCCAGTTTGGCTTGTATCCCGATGATAAGCTGCAGAAGTTCATCAATGAAAAGGGCAAGCAGATGGGCGCCATCTCGCACCGCCCCGAGCTGACCTACAACTTTCGCATTGTTGATTCGCCCATTATCAACGCCTTTGCCATTCCCGGTGGCTACGTGTATTTCACGCGCGGCATTATGGCCCACTTCAACAACGAAGCGCAGTTTGCCGGCGTGCTGGGTCACGAAATTGGCCACGTAACGGCCCGGCACTCCGCCAAGCAGCAAACCAGCGCCATTATTGGGCAGGTGGGTTTGATGGGGGCCATGATTGCCTCACCCAAGCTGGCGCAGTTTGGCGAGCAGGCCATGCAGGGCATGCAGCTGCTGTTCCTAAAGTTTGGCCGTGATGATGAGCGGCAGTCCGATGAGCTGGGGGTGCAATACTCCTCCAAAATTGGGTATGATGCTTCCGAAATGGCCGATTTCTTCCAGACCCTTGCCCGGGAGCAGGCCCAGAGCGGTGCCGAAGCCATTCCCGACTTCCTCAGCACGCACCCTAACCCCGAGGACCGCTACAACACCGTAAAACAGTTGGCTGCCGACTGGAAGCAGAAAAACGGCAACCCCAAGTTGGCCATCAACCGCGACCAGTACCTGCGCATGATTGACGGCATTGTGTACGGGGAAGACCCCAAGCAGGGCTTCGTGGAAAACAACGTGTTCTACCATCCCGAGCTGAAGTTCCGCTTCCCCGTACCCCAGGGCTGGAAGTACCAGAATACGCCCCAGCAATTCCAGATGGCCGACCCCGCCGGCAAGGCGCTGCAAATGCTGATGCTGGCCCCCGGCAACTCCCTGGAGGAAGCCGCCCAGAACCTGGCCAAGCAGCTCAGCCTGCAGCCCACTGATTCTAAGAAAACCACCATCAACGGCTTTCCCGCCCTGGCTTTCGTAGCCGACCAGGTGCAGCAGGACCAGCAAACCGGCCAGCAGGTGGCCGGCGTGCGCACGCTCACTTACCTCATTCAGGATGGTAAAACCATCTTCGCCCTCATCGGTGTATCTGCCCCGGCCGATTTCCCCAGCTACGCGCCCCAGTTTACCAGCGTAGCCGAAGCCTTCCAGCGCCTCACCGACCCCGACAAGCTGAACCGCAAGCCGGAGCGCGTGCGCATCAAGACCCTGAAGCTGCGCAGCAACCTGGCCGCCGCCCTGCGCTCCTACAACGTACCTGAAAAGCGCCTGGAGGAAATGGCCATCCTGAACGGCATGCAACTGAACGAACAGGTAAATGCTGGCTCCCTCATTAAAGTAGTGGAGAAATAG
- a CDS encoding MlaE family ABC transporter permease — MAASKHHFLAETGGMARFVWRFFREVFRPRYEVQEFLYQCYVVGYQSLPLVSITGFIMGLVLTLRLHPTMVTFGAESWIPAMAGLTIIREVAPLISALMVAGKVSSDMGAELGAMRVSEQIDAMEVSGSNPFKYLVVTRVLATTLMMPILSILAATIGLYAAYLGVNMHTVTPLLMFTNDILKPLTFGDVLPALLKTFFFGFAIGIIGCYKGYYCQEGTEGVGRAANSAVVVSSLVIFVLDLLAVQISTLLGYN, encoded by the coding sequence ATGGCGGCATCCAAGCATCATTTTCTGGCTGAAACCGGGGGAATGGCCCGCTTTGTGTGGCGCTTTTTCCGGGAGGTGTTCCGTCCGCGCTATGAGGTGCAGGAGTTTCTGTACCAGTGCTATGTGGTGGGCTACCAGTCGTTGCCCTTGGTCAGCATCACGGGTTTTATCATGGGGCTGGTACTCACGCTGCGCCTCCACCCTACTATGGTCACGTTTGGAGCGGAGTCCTGGATTCCGGCCATGGCCGGGCTCACCATCATCCGCGAAGTGGCGCCACTGATTTCCGCATTAATGGTAGCCGGTAAAGTCAGCTCAGATATGGGCGCTGAGCTGGGCGCCATGCGCGTTTCAGAGCAGATTGATGCCATGGAAGTATCAGGCTCTAACCCCTTTAAGTATCTGGTAGTGACGCGGGTACTGGCTACCACCCTTATGATGCCTATACTTTCTATTCTGGCGGCAACTATTGGACTGTATGCGGCCTACCTGGGCGTGAATATGCACACAGTAACTCCCCTGCTGATGTTCACGAATGACATTCTGAAGCCCCTCACATTTGGCGACGTGCTGCCGGCCTTACTGAAAACCTTCTTTTTCGGCTTCGCCATTGGCATCATTGGCTGTTACAAGGGCTACTACTGCCAGGAAGGAACGGAGGGAGTGGGCCGTGCCGCCAACTCGGCCGTAGTGGTGTCGTCGCTGGTGATTTTTGTACTGGATTTGCTGGCCGTCCAAATCAGCACCCTTTTGGGCTATAATTAG
- a CDS encoding cation:proton antiporter: protein MSLYNLALVVMGIAILAVAWLPSLLRKYPLSYPILFVGLGALVYSLPLGLPNPDPVRYAPFTTHLTELCVIVALTGTGLKIDRPFSFWRWRVPLQLVLILMVVSIAGFMVVAWRLAGLLPASALLLAATLAPTDPVLAGDVQVGNPGEGREDNVRFALTGEAGLNDGLAFPFVYLALALLPSTLSISERLLEWAWMDMLYRLGAGVVGGWMAGKVLSFLIFDLPHRIRINPEAYGFVALSVTLVAYGVTEMLHGYGFLAVFIAAITLRAHERSHEYHTEMHEFTDQLERLFIVVILILFGGALARGLLAPLTWRGAGLGLFALFLLRPLGGMLTLWRSRISRLNFPERLVISTFGIRGIGSFFYLAFAVTKADFPQMRELWAITGFTVLTSIIVHGMLATPVMNWLDRWHGRPTTVELEDQQLAEAEQEDEEKSEEQSPKPA from the coding sequence ATGTCGCTCTACAACTTGGCTTTGGTAGTAATGGGTATAGCCATTCTGGCTGTAGCCTGGCTGCCTTCCCTGCTTCGCAAATATCCGCTTTCGTACCCCATTCTGTTTGTAGGGCTGGGGGCGTTGGTATATTCCTTGCCCCTGGGCCTGCCCAACCCGGATCCTGTCCGGTATGCGCCTTTCACCACGCACCTCACGGAGCTGTGCGTGATTGTGGCCCTCACCGGTACCGGCCTCAAGATAGACCGGCCGTTTTCGTTCTGGCGCTGGCGCGTGCCCCTGCAACTGGTGCTCATTCTCATGGTGGTATCCATTGCTGGCTTTATGGTGGTGGCCTGGCGTCTGGCGGGCCTGCTGCCGGCCTCAGCGCTGCTGCTGGCGGCCACCCTGGCTCCCACCGACCCCGTACTGGCCGGCGACGTGCAGGTGGGCAACCCCGGCGAGGGCCGCGAAGACAATGTGCGCTTTGCTCTCACGGGCGAAGCTGGCCTGAATGATGGGCTGGCCTTTCCGTTTGTGTACCTGGCGCTGGCGTTGCTGCCCTCTACGCTGTCTATTTCGGAGCGGCTGCTGGAGTGGGCCTGGATGGATATGCTCTACCGACTGGGGGCGGGCGTAGTAGGCGGCTGGATGGCCGGCAAAGTCTTGTCATTCCTGATTTTTGACCTGCCTCACCGCATTCGGATCAACCCGGAGGCCTATGGGTTTGTAGCGCTTTCTGTTACACTGGTGGCCTATGGGGTTACGGAGATGCTGCACGGGTATGGTTTCCTGGCAGTTTTTATTGCCGCCATTACGCTGCGCGCCCACGAGCGTAGCCACGAGTACCATACCGAGATGCACGAATTCACGGACCAGCTGGAGCGGCTGTTCATTGTGGTTATTCTGATTCTTTTTGGCGGCGCCCTGGCGCGCGGGCTGCTGGCCCCGCTCACCTGGCGCGGCGCGGGGCTGGGGCTTTTTGCGCTGTTTCTGCTGCGGCCGTTGGGCGGCATGCTAACGCTGTGGCGCAGCCGCATTTCGCGCCTCAATTTCCCGGAGCGACTGGTTATTTCCACCTTCGGCATCCGGGGTATCGGCTCCTTCTTTTATCTGGCTTTTGCCGTCACCAAGGCCGATTTTCCGCAGATGCGGGAGCTGTGGGCTATTACGGGCTTCACGGTGCTTACCTCCATCATAGTACACGGTATGCTGGCTACGCCCGTCATGAACTGGCTGGACCGGTGGCACGGGCGCCCCACCACCGTAGAGCTGGAAGATCAGCAGCTGGCGGAAGCCGAGCAGGAAGATGAGGAGAAATCAGAGGAGCAAAGCCCCAAACCAGCCTAA
- a CDS encoding DUF5103 domain-containing protein, whose amino-acid sequence MHHRFAPALLFLATACVPLGTPITDPNAARTGQSSPVQTPKVALRYQDYIYSKDVQSVQCYVGSGQPTEVFEPPVVPLAQAQPVVLEFDVLGQQSQRLTAKLVHCNVDWTPSILTDIQFLSDINEFLLTDYRTSVNTRVPYFHYRLRVPRVKISGNYLLVVQNGAGTPLLSRRVLVYEEQVRTFLQPGPLAAGQERYTMQQLNFGISYGGVNLVNPAQEVKVVLRQNFRWDNAHYNLRPTFVRDAERRLEYQYFNFENAFLGLSEYRFVDLRSYRALGVGVAKLNAEATPRAALLQPEATRREQAYTQYEDVNGQRVFESRDYGNGATNADYLDVTFRLRAPQAAPGPVYVLGALSDWQLKEEFKLTYDAAQQEYTGHALLKQGYYNYSFAVGGAAVPNEAYFEGSHQETENEYDLLVYYRPPGSRADLLIGYQRTAVNGRRP is encoded by the coding sequence ATGCATCACCGTTTCGCACCCGCTCTGCTTTTCCTCGCCACCGCCTGCGTGCCCCTGGGTACGCCAATAACCGACCCTAACGCTGCCCGAACGGGCCAGAGCAGCCCGGTGCAAACGCCGAAGGTGGCACTGCGCTACCAGGACTATATCTACTCCAAAGATGTGCAGTCGGTGCAATGCTACGTAGGCTCCGGGCAACCCACCGAGGTGTTTGAGCCGCCCGTAGTGCCGCTGGCCCAGGCGCAGCCTGTGGTGCTGGAGTTTGACGTATTGGGCCAGCAAAGCCAGCGCCTCACCGCTAAGCTGGTGCATTGCAACGTGGACTGGACGCCCTCCATTCTCACCGATATTCAGTTTCTGAGTGACATCAACGAGTTTCTGCTGACGGATTACCGCACCTCCGTGAATACCCGGGTGCCGTATTTCCACTACCGGTTGCGGGTGCCGCGCGTGAAAATCAGCGGTAACTACCTGCTGGTGGTGCAAAACGGGGCGGGCACGCCGCTGCTTTCGCGCCGGGTGCTGGTGTACGAAGAGCAGGTGCGCACCTTCCTGCAGCCGGGCCCGCTGGCCGCGGGACAGGAGCGCTACACCATGCAGCAGCTCAACTTTGGCATTAGCTACGGGGGCGTGAACCTGGTAAACCCGGCGCAGGAAGTGAAAGTGGTATTGCGGCAGAATTTCCGGTGGGACAACGCCCATTATAACCTGCGCCCCACCTTTGTGCGCGATGCGGAACGGCGGCTGGAATACCAATATTTTAACTTTGAAAATGCCTTTCTGGGTCTGTCAGAGTACCGGTTTGTGGATTTGCGCAGCTACCGCGCCTTGGGCGTAGGGGTAGCCAAGCTAAATGCCGAGGCCACCCCGCGCGCGGCCCTGCTGCAGCCCGAAGCTACCCGCCGCGAGCAGGCCTACACCCAGTACGAGGACGTGAATGGCCAGCGCGTGTTCGAGAGCCGCGACTACGGCAACGGCGCCACTAACGCCGATTACCTGGACGTTACTTTCCGGCTACGCGCCCCACAAGCCGCTCCTGGCCCGGTGTACGTGCTGGGCGCTTTGTCTGACTGGCAGCTAAAAGAGGAGTTCAAACTGACGTACGATGCTGCCCAGCAGGAATACACGGGCCACGCGCTGCTGAAGCAGGGCTATTACAACTACTCCTTTGCCGTGGGCGGAGCCGCCGTTCCCAACGAAGCCTACTTTGAAGGCAGCCACCAGGAAACCGAAAATGAGTACGACCTGCTGGTGTATTACCGCCCGCCGGGCTCCCGCGCCGATTTGCTCATTGGCTACCAGCGCACCGCCGTGAACGGGCGCCGGCCGTAG
- the ychF gene encoding redox-regulated ATPase YchF codes for MGLRCGIVGLPNVGKSTLFNALSNAKAESANYPFCTIEPNVGVITVPDERLQILEALVNPKRVLPTIIEFVDIAGLVKGASKGEGLGNKFLANIREVDAIIHVVRCFDDPNIVHVAGGVDPVFDKDVIDTELQLKDLESIDKKLAKSERSAKAGDAVAKKEVVVLQRFKAALEAGQNARAVTASEDELEAVADLQLLTIKPVIYVANVDEASIATDGNKHVNALREHVKAENAQVVLVSAAIEAQIADMEDPEEKEMFLGEYGLTESGLNKLIRASYELLNLITYFTAGVQEVRAWTIHRGDKAPAAAGVIHSDFEKGFIRAEVIKLADYQEYKTEVKIKEAGKMAVEGKEYVVQDGDIMHFRFNV; via the coding sequence ATGGGTCTTCGCTGCGGTATCGTCGGTTTGCCGAACGTGGGCAAATCCACGCTGTTCAACGCTCTTTCGAACGCCAAGGCCGAATCGGCCAACTACCCGTTCTGCACCATTGAGCCCAACGTGGGCGTGATTACCGTGCCCGATGAGCGCCTGCAGATTCTGGAAGCACTGGTGAACCCCAAGCGCGTGCTGCCCACCATTATTGAATTTGTGGACATTGCCGGGCTGGTAAAAGGCGCTTCCAAAGGCGAAGGTCTGGGCAATAAATTCCTGGCCAACATCCGGGAGGTAGATGCCATCATTCACGTGGTGCGCTGCTTTGATGACCCCAACATTGTGCACGTGGCGGGCGGTGTAGACCCCGTGTTCGATAAGGACGTTATCGACACGGAGTTGCAGCTGAAGGATCTGGAAAGCATCGATAAGAAGCTGGCCAAATCAGAGCGCAGCGCCAAAGCCGGTGATGCCGTAGCCAAGAAAGAAGTAGTGGTGCTGCAGCGTTTTAAAGCTGCGCTGGAAGCCGGGCAGAATGCCCGCGCCGTAACGGCCAGCGAAGATGAGCTGGAGGCCGTGGCTGATCTGCAGCTGCTCACCATTAAGCCCGTTATCTACGTGGCCAACGTGGACGAGGCCAGCATTGCCACCGATGGCAACAAGCACGTAAATGCCCTGCGGGAGCATGTGAAGGCTGAAAATGCGCAGGTAGTTCTGGTTTCGGCTGCTATTGAGGCGCAGATTGCGGACATGGAAGACCCTGAGGAAAAGGAAATGTTCCTGGGCGAGTACGGCCTCACGGAGTCAGGCCTGAACAAGCTCATCCGGGCCAGCTACGAGCTGCTGAACCTGATTACTTACTTTACCGCCGGCGTACAGGAAGTACGCGCCTGGACCATTCACCGCGGCGACAAAGCCCCCGCGGCCGCCGGTGTCATCCACTCCGACTTCGAGAAAGGCTTCATCCGCGCCGAGGTGATTAAGCTGGCCGATTACCAGGAATACAAAACCGAAGTGAAAATCAAGGAAGCCGGTAAGATGGCCGTGGAAGGCAAAGAATACGTGGTGCAGGATGGCGACATTATGCACTTCCGCTTTAACGTGTAG
- a CDS encoding DUF2157 domain-containing protein has translation MTEKILASLRAQKLVSAEQAAAITTYEQTKPFALYYELRALLALGVTLLSTGLGLLIYQHIDSIGHGFIVAGIALLSAGAFAYAYRKRQPFTWQTNPTLTTGADYALLLACLTFLTLVGYLQYQYNLFGSRYGLLVLLPTLVFFYCAYRFDHRGVLSMAITGLAAWVGVTIAPLSVFTQNNYALPHLSYAALGLGLLLCAVGLFSEHEDRKRHFAYSYLLLGSNLALVAASSTLWHDAAELRFLPPVLAALLILALSGGLYWYARRSHSYVFLLLGALYGYMAFTYLFFQLHSSINITLAFLYFPLSTIGAIRLLFNLKKIMGIHESKGV, from the coding sequence ATGACAGAGAAGATTCTTGCCTCCCTGCGGGCCCAAAAGCTGGTATCGGCGGAGCAGGCTGCGGCTATTACCACCTACGAGCAGACCAAGCCTTTTGCGCTCTACTACGAGCTGCGGGCACTACTCGCGCTGGGCGTCACGCTGCTGAGCACCGGGCTGGGCCTGCTGATTTATCAGCATATTGACAGCATTGGCCATGGCTTTATAGTGGCGGGCATAGCGCTGCTTAGCGCCGGGGCGTTTGCCTACGCCTACCGGAAGCGGCAGCCGTTTACCTGGCAGACCAACCCCACCCTTACTACCGGCGCCGACTACGCCCTACTGCTGGCCTGCCTCACCTTTCTCACGCTGGTAGGTTACCTGCAGTACCAGTATAACCTGTTTGGCAGCCGCTACGGCCTGCTGGTGCTGCTGCCCACCCTCGTGTTCTTTTACTGCGCCTACCGCTTCGACCACCGCGGGGTGCTGTCTATGGCCATTACCGGGCTGGCCGCCTGGGTGGGCGTAACCATAGCGCCCCTGTCGGTTTTCACCCAAAACAACTATGCCCTCCCCCACCTGAGCTATGCTGCGCTTGGCTTGGGGCTGTTACTGTGCGCAGTAGGGCTGTTTTCTGAACATGAGGACCGCAAAAGGCACTTCGCCTACTCCTATCTGCTGCTGGGCAGTAATCTGGCCCTAGTGGCCGCCAGCAGCACCTTGTGGCATGATGCCGCGGAGCTGCGCTTTCTACCCCCGGTGCTGGCGGCACTGCTGATTCTGGCCCTGAGTGGGGGCTTGTACTGGTACGCCCGCCGGAGCCACTCCTACGTTTTTCTGCTGCTGGGGGCGCTGTACGGGTATATGGCCTTCACCTACCTTTTCTTTCAGCTGCACAGCTCCATCAACATAACATTAGCCTTCCTGTATTTTCCGCTTTCCACAATTGGAGCCATTCGGCTGCTCTTCAACCTGAAAAAGATTATGGGAATCCATGAAAGCAAAGGCGTATAA
- a CDS encoding DNA-3-methyladenine glycosylase family protein, producing MAADPIHHLSQADPVLAGLIRQGRPIAPSAHEDLYLALLRAIVSQQISTKAAAAIWRKVQALFPPDGYPEPAAILAMSDEDLRAAGISRQKAGYLRAIAEFAQRDQLDHSYLSQLDADAFTQHLTQIKGVGRWTAQMLQMFALDQPDVFPEGDLGIQNAMRRHYGLQETGRALHQRMTQIAEAWRPHRTLASKYLWQSLDNQ from the coding sequence ATGGCTGCTGACCCTATTCACCATCTTTCCCAGGCCGATCCGGTGCTGGCGGGCCTGATCCGGCAGGGGCGGCCCATTGCGCCCAGCGCCCACGAGGATTTATACCTGGCGCTGCTCAGAGCCATTGTGTCTCAGCAGATTTCCACCAAAGCCGCGGCCGCCATCTGGCGCAAGGTGCAGGCCCTGTTCCCGCCCGATGGCTACCCCGAGCCGGCCGCCATCCTGGCCATGTCGGATGAGGATTTGCGGGCGGCGGGCATCTCGCGCCAGAAGGCCGGCTACCTGCGGGCCATTGCCGAGTTTGCCCAGCGCGACCAGCTCGACCACAGCTACCTCAGCCAGCTGGATGCCGATGCCTTTACCCAACACCTGACCCAGATAAAAGGTGTGGGCCGCTGGACGGCGCAAATGCTGCAGATGTTTGCCCTGGACCAGCCCGATGTGTTTCCGGAAGGCGACCTGGGCATCCAAAACGCCATGCGCCGCCACTACGGCCTGCAGGAAACCGGCCGGGCCCTGCACCAGCGCATGACGCAAATTGCCGAGGCCTGGCGCCCCCACCGCACCCTGGCCAGCAAGTATTTGTGGCAGTCGTTGGATAATCAGTAA
- a CDS encoding M48 family metalloprotease, which produces MKKSLFRNLSVGALLALLPLLSSSTGATVNAAAPVQGAQPDPQVVAMFGLLNNTALQQFMDQKGSAMGRVSDRPADVKGFTVLDSPVINAFATPDGHVYFTRGILAYFNDEAQFSGVLGHEIGHITAHHGQKQQTRSTVAGIGFLLGSIVAPRLMQSVGGVAQQVVGLGMLKYGRGDETEADQLGVKYSTKIGFDASHMADFFQTLQRTEQASGAASIPTFLSTHPNSADRYTTVKKLAAQAKQNVGGRQLAVNRNQYLRRLDGLVYGEDPRQGYVENSVFYHPEMKFQFPVPRGWKSQNSPQQFQMAEPNGKAVQILTLAPGNSLDEAAQVLAKQLNLQSPQASRTTINGFPALAVQGDQVGQQGVSASTLSYLIQDGQTIYALIGLCAPQTLNSYGPTFQNTAQGFRRLTDAAKINKAPERIRIRTAKAGQTLASALAANGVPSRRYQEMAILNGMQTSTKLSSGMLFKVVGK; this is translated from the coding sequence ATGAAAAAGTCTCTCTTTCGAAACCTCAGCGTGGGTGCTTTACTGGCACTCCTGCCGCTGTTAAGCTCCTCCACGGGCGCTACCGTAAATGCTGCTGCCCCGGTGCAGGGCGCCCAGCCCGACCCTCAGGTAGTGGCCATGTTTGGCCTGCTCAATAACACGGCCCTGCAGCAGTTTATGGACCAAAAAGGTAGCGCCATGGGCCGCGTATCCGACCGCCCGGCCGATGTAAAAGGCTTCACTGTGCTGGATTCCCCCGTTATCAACGCCTTTGCTACTCCTGATGGTCACGTGTATTTCACGCGTGGTATTCTGGCTTATTTCAATGATGAAGCCCAGTTCTCCGGCGTACTGGGGCACGAAATTGGCCACATTACCGCACACCATGGACAGAAGCAGCAAACCCGCAGCACGGTGGCAGGTATTGGCTTTCTGTTAGGCTCTATTGTCGCTCCCCGCCTTATGCAGTCGGTGGGTGGGGTGGCGCAGCAGGTGGTAGGTCTGGGCATGCTGAAATATGGTCGCGGTGATGAAACCGAAGCCGACCAGCTAGGCGTGAAGTACTCCACCAAAATCGGGTTTGATGCCTCCCACATGGCCGATTTCTTTCAGACGCTGCAGCGCACCGAACAGGCCAGCGGCGCCGCTAGCATCCCCACGTTCCTCTCTACCCACCCCAATTCCGCCGACCGCTACACCACGGTGAAAAAGCTGGCCGCCCAGGCCAAGCAGAACGTGGGCGGCCGCCAGCTGGCCGTAAATCGTAACCAGTACCTGCGCCGCCTCGATGGTCTGGTGTATGGCGAAGACCCGCGCCAGGGCTACGTGGAAAACAGCGTGTTCTACCACCCCGAAATGAAATTTCAGTTTCCGGTGCCTCGTGGCTGGAAAAGCCAGAACTCGCCCCAGCAGTTTCAGATGGCAGAGCCCAATGGCAAGGCTGTTCAGATTCTGACGCTGGCCCCGGGCAATTCCCTGGACGAAGCCGCCCAGGTGCTGGCGAAACAGCTTAATCTGCAGTCGCCGCAGGCCAGCCGCACCACCATCAACGGCTTCCCTGCACTGGCTGTGCAGGGCGACCAGGTGGGCCAGCAGGGCGTATCGGCCAGCACGCTCAGCTACCTCATTCAGGATGGGCAAACCATCTATGCCCTTATTGGCCTGTGTGCCCCCCAGACGCTGAACTCGTACGGCCCCACTTTCCAGAACACGGCCCAGGGCTTCCGTCGCCTCACCGATGCCGCTAAAATCAACAAAGCCCCGGAGCGCATTCGCATCCGCACGGCCAAAGCCGGCCAGACGCTGGCCAGCGCCCTGGCCGCTAACGGAGTTCCTTCCCGCCGCTACCAGGAAATGGCTATTCTAAACGGTATGCAAACTTCCACCAAGCTGTCCTCGGGCATGCTGTTTAAGGTGGTGGGTAAGTAA